One genomic segment of Hydrocarboniclastica marina includes these proteins:
- a CDS encoding LLM class flavin-dependent oxidoreductase, with amino-acid sequence MLKDVRLSVLDLAPIRDEGTIAESFENSVALARRAEELGYHRFWLAEHHNIDGIASAATAVLIGHIAGRTSTLRVGSGGVMLPNHAPLVVAEQFGTLATLYPDRIDLGLGRAPGTDGMTLRALGRDPQAAEHFPQMVQELAGYLGDARPGQRVKAVPGQGTHVPLWLLGSSGFSAQLAAKLGLPFAFASHFAPGYIHEAIRLYRDNFQPSSILDKPYLMLGIPVIAAETDEQAEFLSTTHQQKFLNLIRGKSTRALPPVKELDWHPHERGQVMQMLSASVVGSRETVKRQLASFIEGTGADELMINSDFYNLDDRLRSYEIVMDAAQG; translated from the coding sequence ATGCTTAAAGATGTGCGACTGTCCGTGCTGGATCTGGCGCCGATCCGGGATGAGGGAACCATCGCCGAGAGCTTCGAAAACTCCGTGGCTCTGGCCAGGCGGGCAGAAGAACTGGGCTACCATCGCTTCTGGCTGGCGGAACACCACAACATTGACGGTATCGCCAGCGCTGCAACCGCCGTGCTAATCGGCCATATTGCCGGGCGGACCAGCACGCTGCGCGTCGGCAGCGGTGGTGTCATGCTGCCCAATCATGCGCCTCTGGTAGTCGCCGAGCAGTTCGGCACCCTGGCGACGCTTTACCCCGATCGCATCGACCTGGGGCTGGGCCGTGCGCCCGGGACCGACGGCATGACCCTGCGCGCGCTCGGGCGCGACCCCCAGGCCGCCGAGCACTTTCCGCAAATGGTACAGGAACTTGCCGGTTACCTGGGGGATGCACGGCCGGGTCAGCGGGTCAAAGCCGTACCGGGCCAGGGCACGCATGTTCCGTTATGGCTTCTGGGTTCAAGCGGATTCAGCGCGCAGCTGGCGGCCAAGCTGGGCTTGCCCTTTGCGTTCGCCAGTCATTTTGCGCCGGGGTATATCCACGAGGCGATCCGTCTGTACCGGGACAATTTCCAGCCATCCAGCATTCTCGATAAGCCCTATCTGATGCTGGGCATTCCTGTTATTGCAGCAGAAACTGACGAACAAGCAGAGTTTCTTTCCACCACGCACCAGCAGAAATTCCTCAACCTCATTCGCGGTAAATCCACCCGCGCGTTGCCGCCGGTGAAAGAGCTGGACTGGCACCCCCACGAGCGGGGTCAGGTCATGCAGATGTTGTCTGCCTCGGTGGTCGGTAGCCGCGAAACCGTAAAGCGGCAGCTGGCCAGCTTTATCGAAGGGACCGGGGCGGACGAACTGATGATCAACTCGGATTTCTATAACCTGGACGACCGCCTTCGTTCATACGAAATTGTAATGGATGCCGCACAGGGCTAG
- a CDS encoding DMT family transporter: MLVERPSSESHAKADILLLLVTLLAATGWIFSKEALAGLPPLLFMGLRFFLAAIVLGIAGWHSLRHVAPAQLKQALGLGALFALAMAFWILGLFNASHVGEGAFITSMGIVLVPVAARALFGERPPVSTWVALPVAVGGLACLSLNRGLSLEPGQLYFLIAAVFFALCFNLNTRLVRGIPAMALTSLQLFMVGVLLLPASMLFENWPSEVATSIWGWLLASALIGTCMRFFIQTYAQGLASASHAAIIMMLEPIWTALLASWWLGESMGALQLAGCGLIFMALLINRWAWVRRLLRRR; this comes from the coding sequence ATGCTAGTCGAACGGCCGTCCTCCGAGTCGCATGCCAAAGCCGATATTCTCCTCCTGCTGGTAACGCTCCTGGCCGCCACTGGCTGGATCTTTTCCAAGGAAGCGCTGGCCGGACTACCGCCACTGCTGTTCATGGGGCTGCGCTTTTTCCTTGCGGCCATTGTGCTGGGAATCGCGGGCTGGCATAGCCTGCGGCATGTGGCGCCGGCTCAGTTGAAGCAGGCGCTGGGCCTGGGTGCCTTGTTCGCCCTGGCCATGGCGTTCTGGATCCTGGGACTGTTCAACGCCAGCCACGTGGGCGAGGGCGCCTTTATTACGAGCATGGGCATCGTGCTTGTGCCCGTCGCGGCCCGGGCGCTTTTCGGCGAGCGCCCGCCTGTCAGCACCTGGGTAGCTCTGCCCGTCGCGGTCGGCGGCCTCGCCTGCCTGTCGCTTAACAGGGGTTTAAGCCTGGAACCGGGCCAGCTCTATTTTCTTATCGCGGCGGTCTTCTTCGCGCTTTGCTTCAACCTCAACACCCGCCTGGTGCGGGGCATCCCAGCGATGGCGCTGACCTCCCTGCAGCTCTTCATGGTCGGCGTACTCCTGCTGCCGGCGTCCATGCTGTTCGAGAATTGGCCGAGCGAGGTCGCCACGTCGATTTGGGGCTGGCTGCTGGCCAGCGCACTGATTGGTACCTGCATGCGGTTCTTTATCCAGACCTACGCCCAGGGCCTGGCCTCCGCCAGCCACGCAGCTATCATTATGATGCTGGAGCCTATCTGGACAGCGTTACTGGCCAGCTGGTGGTTGGGCGAAAGCATGGGGGCGCTGCAGCTGGCGGGTTGCGGGCTGATCTTCATGGCGCTGCTGATCAATCGCTGGGCCTGGGTGAGGAGGCTGCTGCGCCGGCGCTAA
- a CDS encoding SulP family inorganic anion transporter codes for MLHALKINWFSNMRGDLLSGLVVALALIPEAIAFSIIAGVDPKVGLYASFCIAVVIAFVGGRPGMISAATGAMALLMVTLVKEHGLEYLLAATLLTGLLQIVAGYLKLGNLMRFVSRSVVTGFVNALAILIFMAQLPELTGVTWHVYAMTAAGLGIIYLFPLVPVVGRILPSPLICIVALTAVAMIYGIDIRTVGDMGELPDTLPIFLWPEVPLTLETLMIILPYAVGLTVVGLLESMMTATIVDDLTDTSSDRNRECKGQGIANIGSGLLGGMAGCAMIGQSIINIKSGGRTRLSTLAAGVFLLVMVLVLDQWLVQIPMAALVAVMIMVSIGTFSWSSLKNLRAHPLSTNVVMVVTVVVVVATHNLAFGVLAGVLLAALFFANKVGHFMLVSSEFDDNTDTRTYRVVGQVFFSSSEKFMASFDFKEAVDNVVIDLSRAHFWDITAVGALDKAVIKFRREGAEVEIIGLNEASATIVDRFGVHDKPDAVDQLMGH; via the coding sequence ATGCTTCATGCCTTGAAAATAAACTGGTTTTCGAACATGCGAGGCGACCTGCTTTCGGGCCTTGTGGTCGCACTCGCGCTGATACCCGAGGCCATTGCCTTTTCGATTATTGCCGGGGTAGACCCGAAAGTCGGCCTTTATGCCTCGTTCTGTATCGCGGTTGTGATCGCTTTCGTGGGCGGCCGGCCGGGTATGATTTCCGCCGCAACCGGCGCCATGGCCCTGCTGATGGTGACGCTGGTCAAAGAACACGGGCTGGAGTATCTGCTCGCGGCGACCCTCCTGACCGGCCTGCTGCAGATCGTTGCCGGTTACCTCAAGCTGGGCAATCTCATGCGCTTCGTCTCCCGGTCGGTGGTCACCGGCTTCGTCAATGCGCTCGCGATCCTCATTTTCATGGCGCAGTTGCCCGAGCTAACGGGCGTCACCTGGCACGTGTACGCCATGACTGCCGCGGGCCTGGGCATTATCTACCTGTTCCCGCTGGTGCCGGTGGTCGGGCGTATCCTCCCTTCGCCCCTGATCTGCATTGTCGCGCTGACTGCTGTGGCCATGATCTACGGCATCGACATCCGTACGGTCGGCGACATGGGCGAGTTGCCTGACACCCTGCCGATATTTCTCTGGCCGGAAGTACCCCTTACGCTTGAAACACTGATGATTATTCTTCCCTACGCCGTCGGCCTCACGGTGGTGGGCCTGCTTGAATCCATGATGACCGCGACCATAGTCGATGATCTTACCGACACCTCCAGCGACCGGAATCGCGAGTGCAAGGGCCAGGGCATCGCCAACATCGGCTCCGGTCTGCTCGGTGGCATGGCTGGCTGCGCCATGATCGGTCAGTCCATCATCAACATTAAGTCCGGCGGCCGGACCCGGCTGTCGACGCTGGCCGCCGGCGTTTTCCTGCTGGTGATGGTACTGGTGCTCGACCAGTGGCTGGTGCAGATCCCGATGGCGGCCCTTGTAGCTGTGATGATCATGGTGTCTATTGGTACTTTCAGCTGGAGTTCGCTGAAGAACCTGAGGGCGCATCCCCTGTCGACCAACGTTGTAATGGTCGTCACGGTGGTTGTGGTCGTGGCGACCCACAATCTGGCCTTCGGGGTTCTGGCGGGGGTGCTGCTTGCGGCTCTGTTCTTCGCCAACAAAGTCGGGCACTTCATGCTGGTCTCGTCTGAGTTTGATGACAACACCGACACCCGCACCTACCGGGTAGTCGGCCAGGTGTTCTTCAGCTCATCCGAGAAATTCATGGCGTCGTTTGATTTCAAGGAAGCTGTGGATAACGTCGTGATTGACCTGAGCCGCGCTCACTTCTGGGATATCACGGCGGTCGGCGCGCTGGACAAGGCCGTGATCAAGTTCCGCCGCGAAGGTGCAGAGGTCGAAATTATCGGCCTTAACGAAGCCAGCGCGACGATCGTTGACCGCTTTGGGGTGCACGACAAGCCCGACGCCGTCGACCAACTGATGGGGCACTAG
- a CDS encoding universal stress protein yields MKHSDASKAAEEQENQQSEVAMLEVIACIDGSKAAPSVCDYAAWASSRMEAPLTLLHVLDEERYPVAPDLTGNIGLGSREHLMEELAELDQKRSKLALEHGHHMLDNAELRARQAGAQQVFKRQRHGDLTESLLALESKTRLIVMGLHGESSAASGRQVGSQLETVIRRLHRPILLVTDTYSQPRSAMLAFDGSPTAFKGVELLAGTPVFKNLPLHILMVGAESDTHWEQLRQAEKKLSGQGIEVHLAIRAGEIEQTLHAYQEEHDIDMLIMGAYGHSRIRQFLVGSTTEKMLETAKKPLVILR; encoded by the coding sequence ATGAAGCATTCAGACGCATCAAAGGCTGCAGAAGAACAAGAGAATCAGCAAAGCGAGGTTGCCATGTTAGAGGTCATTGCCTGCATCGACGGGTCAAAAGCAGCGCCGTCTGTATGTGACTATGCCGCCTGGGCGAGCTCACGTATGGAAGCACCCTTGACGCTTCTGCACGTTCTGGACGAAGAGCGTTACCCGGTGGCGCCGGACCTTACCGGCAACATTGGCCTGGGCAGCCGCGAGCATCTTATGGAAGAGCTGGCCGAGCTGGATCAGAAGCGCAGCAAACTGGCGCTGGAGCATGGCCACCATATGCTCGACAACGCTGAACTGCGGGCCCGACAGGCCGGCGCCCAGCAAGTATTCAAACGCCAGCGCCACGGTGACCTGACCGAGTCACTGCTTGCGCTCGAAAGCAAAACCCGGCTGATCGTCATGGGCCTGCACGGCGAAAGCAGCGCTGCATCGGGGCGCCAGGTCGGCAGCCAGCTGGAGACCGTCATCCGCCGTTTGCACCGCCCCATATTGCTGGTCACCGATACTTATTCGCAGCCTCGCAGCGCGATGCTGGCTTTTGATGGCAGTCCTACGGCCTTCAAAGGCGTCGAGCTGCTCGCGGGGACACCGGTGTTCAAAAACTTGCCGTTACACATCCTCATGGTGGGCGCTGAGAGCGACACCCACTGGGAGCAACTCAGGCAGGCCGAGAAGAAACTCAGCGGCCAGGGGATTGAGGTTCACCTGGCGATTCGGGCGGGAGAGATCGAGCAGACGTTGCACGCCTATCAGGAAGAACACGACATCGACATGCTGATCATGGGCGCTTATGGTCATTCCCGCATCCGCCAGTTCCTCGTCGGTAGCACGACGGAAAAAATGCTCGAAACGGCGAAGAAGCCGCTGGTTATCCTTCGCTGA